One stretch of Flavobacterium sp. 9 DNA includes these proteins:
- a CDS encoding DNA-3-methyladenine glycosylase, which translates to MQEAIDFLSTKNRIFQEIIDKYGLPPIPKRPQGFETLVLLILEQQVSVDSAKATFLKIKAYTTCNPETMSVLSDEEFRNLGVSRQKTKYIKILAEAVLNKELDIESLATKSAEQVREELIKLKGIGNWTIDIYLMFCLQEPDLIPLGDIAVINTIKELLDIQDKQEMEIHAKQWSPYRSYATYLLWHYYLNKRNRKITY; encoded by the coding sequence ATGCAAGAAGCCATAGATTTTCTATCAACCAAAAATCGAATATTTCAGGAAATTATCGACAAATATGGATTGCCTCCAATTCCAAAGCGTCCGCAAGGTTTTGAAACATTGGTTTTGTTAATTCTCGAACAACAGGTTTCTGTAGATTCGGCGAAAGCCACATTTTTAAAAATCAAAGCTTACACAACTTGCAATCCGGAAACGATGTCGGTTTTGTCAGACGAAGAATTTAGAAACCTTGGCGTAAGTCGGCAAAAAACAAAGTATATCAAAATTTTGGCAGAAGCTGTTTTAAACAAAGAATTAGATATAGAAAGTCTCGCCACAAAATCTGCAGAACAAGTACGGGAAGAACTCATTAAACTAAAAGGAATCGGAAATTGGACTATTGATATTTACCTGATGTTTTGTTTACAGGAACCCGATTTAATTCCGTTGGGAGATATTGCAGTCATAAATACCATCAAGGAATTGCTTGATATTCAAGACAAACAAGAAATGGAAATTCATGCAAAACAATGGAGTCCGTATCGTTCTTATGCGACATATTTGCTGTGGCATTATTACTTAAATAAGCGAAACAGGAAAATTACTTATTAA
- a CDS encoding isoamylase early set domain-containing protein, producing MSLKKQFIKTKPVVKVTFSIDAKDANSAAVVGDFNNWNIEEGTLSKLKNGTFKATYDLVKDAIYEFKYIIDGSYVNDPEADSYKWNDFAGSENSVLVV from the coding sequence ATGTCTTTGAAAAAACAATTTATCAAAACGAAGCCGGTAGTTAAAGTAACATTTTCTATTGATGCTAAAGATGCAAATTCGGCTGCAGTTGTAGGAGATTTCAACAACTGGAATATTGAAGAAGGAACTTTAAGTAAGTTAAAAAACGGAACTTTTAAAGCTACTTATGACTTAGTAAAAGATGCAATTTACGAGTTTAAGTATATAATTGACGGAAGTTATGTTAATGATCCTGAGGCAGATTCTTATAAATGGAATGATTTTGCGGGAAGCGAAAACAGCGTTTTAGTTGTATAA
- a CDS encoding electron transfer flavoprotein subunit alpha/FixB family protein → MSILIYAESAEGKFKKVAFELASYAKKVAETLGTTVTALTVNISDVSELSKYGVDKVLKVNNDKLAGFTAKAYADVIKQTAEKEGTKVVLLSSTTDSIYLSSLVAVALNAGFASNVVGLPISTSPFQVKRNAFSNKAFNITEISTDVKVLGLAKNSYGIFESAGSATEEDFNPTIGDNDFGVKVESVEKVTGKVSIADADVVVSGGRGLKGPENWGLVEDLAAVLGAATACSKPVSDLGWRPHSEHVGQTGKPVATNLYIAIGISGAIQHIAGINSSKVKVVINNDPEAPFFKVADYGVVGDAFEIVPKLIEKLKAFKAQHS, encoded by the coding sequence ATGTCAATATTAATATATGCAGAATCTGCAGAAGGAAAATTTAAAAAAGTTGCTTTTGAATTAGCTTCTTATGCTAAAAAAGTAGCAGAAACTTTAGGAACAACTGTAACCGCTTTAACAGTTAACATTAGCGACGTAAGCGAGTTATCTAAATACGGAGTTGATAAAGTATTAAAAGTAAACAACGATAAATTAGCAGGCTTTACAGCAAAGGCTTACGCCGATGTTATCAAACAAACTGCTGAAAAAGAAGGAACAAAAGTAGTTTTGCTTTCTTCGACTACAGATAGTATTTATCTTTCATCATTAGTTGCAGTGGCTTTAAATGCTGGTTTCGCTTCTAACGTTGTTGGATTACCAATTAGCACTTCTCCTTTTCAGGTAAAAAGAAATGCTTTCTCAAACAAAGCTTTCAACATTACTGAAATCAGTACAGATGTAAAAGTTCTTGGATTAGCTAAAAACTCTTACGGAATTTTCGAAAGTGCAGGATCTGCAACTGAAGAAGATTTTAACCCAACAATTGGAGACAATGATTTTGGAGTAAAAGTAGAATCTGTAGAAAAAGTAACAGGAAAAGTTTCTATCGCTGATGCTGACGTTGTAGTTTCTGGCGGACGTGGATTGAAAGGTCCTGAAAACTGGGGATTAGTAGAAGATTTAGCTGCTGTACTTGGTGCTGCAACTGCATGTTCTAAACCAGTTTCTGATTTAGGATGGAGACCTCACAGCGAACACGTTGGACAAACAGGAAAACCAGTTGCAACTAACTTATATATTGCAATCGGAATTTCTGGAGCGATTCAGCATATTGCTGGTATTAACTCATCAAAAGTAAAAGTGGTTATCAATAATGACCCAGAAGCTCCTTTCTTTAAAGTAGCTGATTATGGCGTTGTTGGAGATGCATTCGAAATTGTACCTAAGTTAATTGAGAAATTAAAAGCTTTTAAAGCTCAACATTCTTAA
- a CDS encoding 2TM domain-containing protein → MEKEVHEQYEYARRRLKQKKVLYFHFVLFLLGGLFLFVANRFFGFGDSTNQNWCIWAITIWFFLFILHFIKVYITDRFMNKKWEREQIDRLVALQQKRITQLESRINEDTEK, encoded by the coding sequence ATGGAAAAAGAAGTACACGAACAATACGAATATGCCAGGAGAAGACTCAAGCAAAAAAAAGTGCTTTATTTTCATTTTGTGCTTTTTCTACTAGGAGGATTATTTTTATTTGTGGCTAACAGATTTTTTGGTTTTGGTGATTCCACCAACCAAAATTGGTGCATTTGGGCTATAACAATATGGTTCTTTCTCTTTATTTTACACTTTATAAAGGTTTACATTACAGACCGTTTTATGAATAAAAAATGGGAAAGAGAACAAATTGACAGACTTGTTGCTTTACAGCAAAAAAGAATTACTCAATTAGAATCCAGAATAAATGAGGATACAGAAAAATAA
- a CDS encoding electron transfer flavoprotein subunit beta/FixA family protein, with protein MKILVCISHVPDTTSKINFSNGDSEFDTNGVQYVINPNDEFGLTRAIWFQEQQGATVTVVNVGGPDTEPTLRKALAIGANEAIRVNANPTDGFFVAKQLAEVIKNGGYDLVIAGKESLDYNGGMVPGMIAGILGSNFLNSCTALTVDGNNVKAVREIDGGKETVSTTLPLIIGGQKGLVEEKDLRIPNMRGIMTARTKALTILEPVDAPVNTKAVKFEKPAPKSAVKLVSPDNLDELINLLHNEAKVI; from the coding sequence ATGAAAATATTAGTTTGCATCAGCCACGTGCCTGATACTACTTCAAAAATCAACTTCTCCAATGGTGATTCAGAATTCGATACCAATGGTGTACAATATGTAATTAATCCTAATGACGAGTTTGGTCTGACACGTGCAATTTGGTTTCAAGAGCAACAAGGTGCAACTGTAACTGTTGTTAATGTTGGAGGTCCTGATACTGAGCCAACTTTACGTAAAGCATTGGCAATTGGTGCAAACGAAGCTATTCGTGTAAACGCAAATCCAACTGATGGTTTTTTTGTTGCAAAACAACTTGCAGAAGTAATTAAAAATGGTGGTTACGATCTTGTAATTGCAGGAAAAGAATCTCTTGACTATAATGGTGGAATGGTTCCTGGAATGATCGCAGGAATTTTAGGTTCTAATTTTTTAAATTCTTGTACAGCATTAACTGTTGACGGAAATAATGTAAAAGCAGTTCGTGAAATCGATGGTGGAAAAGAAACTGTAAGTACAACTTTACCATTAATTATTGGTGGACAAAAAGGTCTTGTTGAAGAAAAAGATCTTCGTATTCCAAACATGAGAGGAATTATGACTGCAAGAACAAAAGCTCTTACTATTCTTGAGCCGGTTGACGCTCCTGTAAATACAAAAGCGGTAAAATTTGAAAAACCAGCTCCAAAATCAGCAGTAAAATTAGTTTCTCCTGATAATTTAGATGAGTTAATCAATTTATTACACAACGAGGCTAAGGTGATTTAA
- a CDS encoding thymidylate synthase gives MKQYLDLVKHVLENGNQKGDRTGTGTKSVFGYQMRFDLSEGFPMVTTKKLHLKSIIYELLWFLKGDTNIKYLQENGVKIWDAWADSNGDLGPVYGHQWRNWNSEEIDQISELITELKTNPNSRRMLVSAWNPSVLPDTKKSFEENVANNKAALPPCHAFFQFYVTSPDTEKGETKGKLSCQLYQRSADIFLGVPFNIASYALLTMMIAQVCDLEYGEFIHTFGDAHIYNNHFEQLELQLTREPKPLPKMILNPEIKNIFDFDYNDFTLVDYEPHAGIKGSVAV, from the coding sequence ATGAAACAATACTTAGATTTAGTAAAACACGTTTTAGAAAACGGCAATCAAAAAGGAGACCGAACCGGAACCGGAACAAAAAGTGTTTTTGGTTACCAAATGCGTTTTGATTTAAGTGAAGGTTTCCCAATGGTTACAACCAAAAAATTACACTTAAAATCGATCATTTACGAATTACTTTGGTTCCTAAAAGGCGATACAAATATTAAATATCTTCAGGAAAACGGAGTAAAAATCTGGGATGCATGGGCAGATTCTAATGGAGATTTAGGACCTGTTTATGGACATCAATGGCGTAATTGGAATAGCGAAGAAATTGATCAGATCTCTGAATTAATTACAGAGCTTAAAACAAATCCAAACAGCCGCAGAATGTTGGTTTCAGCATGGAATCCTTCTGTTTTACCGGATACCAAAAAATCATTTGAAGAAAACGTAGCCAATAACAAAGCTGCTTTACCTCCTTGTCATGCGTTTTTTCAGTTTTATGTAACAAGTCCAGATACTGAAAAAGGAGAAACTAAAGGAAAATTATCTTGTCAATTGTATCAACGAAGTGCTGATATTTTTTTAGGAGTTCCTTTTAATATAGCTTCTTACGCTTTATTGACTATGATGATTGCTCAGGTTTGCGATTTAGAATATGGAGAATTTATCCACACTTTTGGAGACGCACACATTTATAACAATCATTTTGAACAATTAGAATTGCAATTGACTCGTGAGCCAAAACCATTACCAAAAATGATTTTGAATCCTGAGATTAAAAACATTTTTGATTTTGATTATAATGACTTCACTCTTGTAGATTACGAACCACACGCCGGCATTAAAGGAAGTGTTGCTGTATAA
- a CDS encoding bifunctional nuclease family protein yields MSLVKLSIKGISYSQTQNGAYALILNEVDGERKLPIVIGAFEAQSIAIALEKEIKPPRPLTHDLFKNFAERFDIVVKQVIIHKLVDGVFYSSLICERDKIEEIIDARTSDAIALALRFNAPIFTYKNILDKAGIYLKSNTAETDQGSQEIDDVLSNPETFGHEEETNQSGDLYAKHSLQELNELLDQAVSQEDYEKAAKIRDEISKR; encoded by the coding sequence ATGAGTCTAGTAAAATTATCCATAAAAGGAATTTCATACAGTCAAACTCAAAATGGCGCTTATGCCTTAATTTTGAATGAAGTCGATGGCGAAAGAAAATTACCTATAGTTATTGGTGCTTTTGAAGCACAGTCAATCGCTATTGCTTTAGAAAAAGAAATAAAACCTCCTCGTCCGTTAACACACGATTTGTTCAAAAACTTCGCCGAAAGATTTGATATTGTCGTAAAACAAGTGATCATTCACAAACTTGTTGATGGCGTTTTTTATTCCAGTTTAATCTGCGAAAGAGATAAAATTGAAGAAATTATCGATGCGAGAACTTCTGATGCAATTGCATTGGCATTACGTTTTAATGCTCCAATTTTCACTTATAAAAACATTTTGGACAAAGCAGGGATTTATCTAAAATCAAATACTGCCGAAACAGATCAGGGTTCTCAGGAAATTGATGATGTACTTTCAAATCCGGAAACTTTTGGACATGAAGAAGAAACAAATCAATCCGGAGATCTTTATGCAAAACATAGTCTACAGGAACTAAATGAGCTTTTAGATCAGGCCGTTTCTCAGGAAGATTATGAAAAAGCTGCAAAAATCAGAGACGAAATCTCGAAAAGATAA
- a CDS encoding dihydrofolate reductase, with translation MIIMIAAVAENNALGKNNELVWHLPNDFKRFKSLTTNHHIIMGRKTFESFPKPLPNRVHVIITRQTDYNPEGCIVVDSIEKAIAACPENEDSYIIGGGEIYNLGLPYADIIEITKVHHTFEADTFFPKISESEWQLVETEENFKDEKHLYDYTYETYIKK, from the coding sequence ATGATTATAATGATAGCGGCTGTTGCCGAAAATAATGCCCTTGGAAAAAATAATGAATTGGTTTGGCACTTGCCGAATGATTTTAAAAGATTCAAATCGCTTACAACCAATCATCATATTATTATGGGAAGAAAAACTTTTGAGAGTTTCCCTAAACCATTACCTAACCGAGTTCACGTAATAATTACACGCCAAACAGATTATAATCCGGAAGGTTGTATTGTTGTTGATAGTATTGAAAAAGCAATTGCTGCATGTCCTGAAAACGAAGATTCATACATTATTGGCGGAGGCGAAATTTACAATCTGGGATTACCTTATGCGGATATTATTGAAATAACAAAGGTGCATCATACTTTTGAAGCTGATACTTTCTTTCCTAAAATTAGCGAAAGTGAATGGCAACTTGTAGAAACAGAAGAAAATTTTAAAGATGAAAAACATCTTTATGATTATACTTATGAAACTTACATTAAGAAATAA
- a CDS encoding DUF5686 and carboxypeptidase-like regulatory domain-containing protein, whose protein sequence is MKKIILLSLFFVFAIVNIATAQTKVSGIVLDKTNQPVPFANVVFKGSNIGIVSNEDGRFYLESPNTYTALLITSAGFSDREVPLEKAVNYDFKIVLSEAEALNEVVIFTGKTSKKNNPALDILRKIWERKRKNGLYQFNQYQMQKYEKVEFDMNTIDSAFMKNKLFKGMEFVFNHVDTSEVTGKTYLPIFINESVYDVYGDNKLKKTKENITGSKTSGFNGNQQILAFVKDLYSDYNIYDNHLKFFDKSFTSPLSRTGIDVYNYVLKDSAYIDKKWCYNIVFYPRRKNELTFKGDFWVNDTTFAIKKINMGVTKSANINWVKDIYIEQEFEVENDSVFLLTRDYMMSDFALNKKEKSKGVYGKRTTLFRNHKFNIPKPEKFYKEEVNYIDNAVYDRPPEFWDENRFEKLNKDEAGIYKMLDTLQTVKRFKQLYSLVSILGSGYVEFKNFDYGPIFSTFGYNEVEGLRLRVGGRTYFGPNDPWRLQAYTAYGFDDNKFKYGVSGKWMVDKQKRVIISGGNRRDIEQIGASLTTTNDILGRSFASSALFTTGSNGKLTNINLSNVSVEMEPIKNFVVSAGVSYRTLESASPTFSLDYYTTLPTPVNPAGVVQSAVKQFEANVQFELMPKRKTIGFGVERDLVDSPFTHFFVNFSYGLKGVMQSDFAYEKIQLYYKQPIIIGPLGRSNIILETGKTFGTIPLGLMSVIPGNQTYFTIENTFSNLNFYEFITDQYTTLQWNHDFGGRLFARIPFMRKLNWREFVGVKGVYGTISNANRAINASDQPYNAPENVYWEYNAGIGNIFKVFRIDFSWRGSYLNTPDANKFAVKGSFGFYF, encoded by the coding sequence ATAAAGAAAATAATTTTACTCAGCCTATTTTTTGTATTCGCTATTGTGAATATTGCTACTGCACAAACTAAAGTGAGTGGAATTGTTTTGGATAAAACTAATCAGCCTGTTCCATTTGCTAATGTTGTTTTTAAAGGTTCAAATATCGGAATAGTTTCTAATGAAGATGGTCGTTTTTATTTGGAATCACCAAATACATATACCGCTTTATTAATTACATCAGCAGGATTTTCAGATCGCGAAGTTCCTTTGGAAAAAGCTGTAAATTATGATTTTAAAATTGTTTTGAGCGAAGCCGAAGCATTGAATGAAGTTGTAATTTTTACAGGAAAAACATCCAAAAAGAATAATCCGGCGCTAGATATATTGAGAAAAATTTGGGAACGAAAACGTAAAAACGGTTTGTACCAATTCAATCAATATCAAATGCAAAAGTACGAGAAAGTTGAGTTCGACATGAACACAATTGACAGTGCTTTTATGAAGAACAAACTCTTCAAAGGAATGGAGTTTGTCTTTAATCACGTTGATACATCTGAAGTTACCGGAAAAACATACTTGCCTATTTTTATCAACGAATCAGTATATGATGTTTACGGAGATAATAAATTAAAGAAAACAAAAGAAAATATTACAGGAAGTAAAACCTCTGGATTTAACGGAAATCAACAAATTCTGGCATTTGTAAAAGACCTTTATTCAGATTACAATATCTACGACAATCACCTTAAATTTTTTGATAAAAGTTTTACAAGTCCGCTTTCAAGAACGGGAATTGATGTGTATAACTATGTCTTAAAAGACAGTGCTTATATTGACAAAAAATGGTGTTATAATATCGTTTTTTATCCGAGACGAAAAAATGAATTGACTTTTAAAGGAGATTTCTGGGTAAATGATACGACTTTTGCGATTAAAAAAATTAATATGGGCGTTACCAAAAGCGCCAATATTAACTGGGTAAAAGATATTTATATCGAACAAGAGTTTGAAGTAGAAAACGATTCTGTTTTTCTATTAACTCGTGATTATATGATGTCGGATTTTGCTTTGAATAAAAAAGAAAAATCAAAAGGCGTTTACGGAAAGCGAACGACTTTATTTAGAAATCATAAATTCAATATTCCTAAACCAGAGAAGTTTTATAAAGAAGAAGTCAATTATATAGACAATGCTGTTTATGATCGACCGCCCGAATTTTGGGATGAGAATCGTTTCGAAAAATTAAATAAAGACGAAGCAGGAATCTACAAAATGTTAGATACTTTGCAAACCGTCAAGCGATTCAAGCAACTTTATAGTTTAGTTTCTATTTTAGGAAGTGGTTATGTCGAGTTTAAAAACTTCGATTACGGACCCATTTTCTCTACATTTGGTTACAACGAAGTGGAAGGTTTACGATTAAGAGTAGGAGGAAGAACGTACTTTGGACCAAACGATCCTTGGCGTTTGCAAGCTTACACCGCTTACGGTTTTGACGACAATAAATTCAAATACGGAGTTTCTGGTAAATGGATGGTTGATAAACAAAAACGTGTTATAATTTCTGGGGGAAACAGGCGTGATATTGAACAAATTGGAGCCAGTTTAACTACTACAAATGATATTTTAGGACGAAGTTTTGCTTCATCTGCCTTGTTTACAACAGGAAGTAACGGGAAATTAACCAATATTAATTTGAGCAATGTTTCTGTAGAAATGGAGCCAATTAAAAACTTTGTTGTTTCGGCTGGTGTATCTTATAGAACATTAGAATCAGCATCACCAACCTTTAGTTTAGATTATTACACCACTTTACCAACGCCCGTAAATCCTGCAGGAGTTGTACAAAGTGCAGTAAAACAGTTTGAAGCGAATGTTCAGTTCGAATTGATGCCAAAACGTAAAACGATTGGTTTTGGAGTAGAACGTGATCTTGTTGATAGTCCGTTCACCCATTTCTTTGTGAATTTTAGTTATGGACTAAAAGGAGTGATGCAAAGTGATTTCGCTTACGAAAAGATACAATTATATTACAAACAGCCTATTATTATAGGACCATTAGGAAGATCAAATATTATCCTTGAAACCGGAAAAACATTTGGTACAATTCCGTTAGGATTAATGAGTGTAATTCCCGGAAACCAGACTTATTTTACTATAGAAAATACGTTTAGTAATTTAAATTTCTACGAATTCATAACAGATCAGTACACAACTTTGCAATGGAATCATGATTTTGGAGGAAGATTATTCGCAAGAATTCCATTTATGAGAAAATTAAACTGGAGAGAATTTGTTGGAGTAAAAGGAGTTTACGGAACAATTTCAAACGCTAATAGAGCTATAAATGCTTCAGACCAACCTTATAATGCACCAGAAAATGTGTATTGGGAATATAACGCAGGAATCGGAAATATCTTTAAAGTTTTCCGAATTGATTTCTCTTGGAGAGGAAGTTATTTAAATACACCTGATGCTAATAAATTTGCAGTAAAAGGATCTTTCGGATTCTATTTCTAA
- a CDS encoding pyruvate dehydrogenase complex E1 component subunit beta has translation MRTIQFREAICEAMSEEMRHDESIYLMGEEVAEYNGAYKASKGMLAEFGEKRVIDTPIAELGFTGIAVGSAMNGCRPIVEYMTFNFCLVGIDQIINNAAKMRQMTGGQFNVPIVFRGPTASAGQLGATHSQALENWFANTPGLKVVVPSTPYDAKGLLKSAIRDNDPVIFMESEQMYGDKGEVPDGEYTIPLGVADIKREGKDVTIVSFGKIIKEAFIAADELAKEGISCEIIDLRTVRPMDKDTILTSVKKTNRLVILEEAWPFASVSSEITYIVQEQAFDFLDAPIQRITTADTPAPYSPVLLKDWLPNAADVVKAVKKVMYK, from the coding sequence ATGAGAACAATACAATTTAGAGAGGCCATTTGTGAAGCGATGAGCGAAGAAATGCGTCACGATGAATCCATATATTTAATGGGCGAAGAAGTTGCAGAATATAATGGAGCTTACAAAGCTTCAAAAGGAATGCTTGCTGAGTTTGGCGAAAAAAGAGTAATCGATACTCCAATTGCTGAGCTTGGTTTTACAGGAATTGCAGTAGGATCAGCTATGAACGGCTGTCGTCCTATTGTTGAGTATATGACATTCAACTTCTGTTTAGTAGGTATTGATCAAATTATAAATAACGCTGCTAAAATGCGTCAAATGACAGGAGGACAATTTAATGTGCCTATCGTTTTTCGTGGACCAACTGCTTCTGCAGGACAATTAGGAGCTACTCACTCACAAGCTTTAGAGAACTGGTTTGCTAATACTCCGGGACTTAAAGTTGTTGTGCCTTCAACTCCTTATGATGCAAAAGGACTTTTAAAATCTGCAATTCGTGATAATGATCCTGTGATTTTCATGGAATCTGAGCAAATGTATGGTGATAAAGGTGAAGTGCCAGACGGAGAATATACAATTCCATTAGGGGTTGCTGATATTAAACGTGAAGGAAAAGACGTTACAATTGTTTCTTTCGGAAAAATCATTAAAGAAGCTTTTATTGCTGCTGATGAATTAGCAAAAGAAGGAATTTCATGTGAAATTATCGATTTAAGAACAGTTCGTCCAATGGATAAAGATACTATTCTTACATCTGTTAAAAAGACAAACCGTTTAGTGATATTAGAAGAGGCTTGGCCATTTGCAAGTGTTTCATCTGAAATTACATATATCGTTCAGGAACAAGCTTTTGATTTCCTTGACGCGCCAATTCAACGTATTACTACTGCTGATACGCCAGCACCTTACTCTCCTGTTTTACTAAAAGATTGGTTGCCAAACGCAGCTGATGTAGTAAAAGCAGTAAAGAAAGTAATGTACAAATAG